The genome window ACAGAATCGGCTGCAGTCAGAGAATTCACAGTCAAAATGCCCAAAGAAGGCGGGCAATCAATAATCACATAATCGTATTTGTCCTTCACAACTTCCAGAGCCTTTTTCAAACGAACTTCACGAGAGATCGTTGGTACTAGCTCAATTTCCGCACCTGCCAGCTGAATGGTGGCCGGGATGATCATCAAACCTTCAATGTCCGTTGGCAAAGTAGCATCGACCGGGCTAATGTCGTTGATCAGTACATCATAGATACAATAACGCACATCCGCCTTGTTGACTCCGATCCCGCTGGTCGCGTTCCCCTGTGGGTCAATGTCCACCAGTAGCACCTTTTTCCCCAATGCGGCCAAACAAGCGCTTAGATTGACGGACGTAGTCGTTTTCCCGACGCCGCCTTTCTGGTTCGCAACCGCAATGATTTTACCCAACTTCTCCACCTCATTTTTTTCGTGTAGGAAAGTTTGAGATCGCTACAGTATATCGCCGATTCCTCTACTGAACTTTCCGTGACGCATAGCCGAGCCCTCAAGCAAACGGCTCTGCCATTTAATCAGACCTGTTCTCTGCCAGGGAGAACTTCAAAAAAATAGTTCGGCCTATTCCTTTTGGTATAACCATGTTACCAGATTTAGCCCCTTGCCGTACGCTGTTTTTTTCATATTGGGACAATTTGTCTGTAATTTTGTTCGACCTTACATGGAAGTTTCTGTTTTTCTCGTAAATCTCTTGCCGTACTTGAAGTGCCACGATCTCATTTGTCCTGATGAAGGCATTGAACGGGTGTATATTTCCCCATTCTCCGGAACTCTCTTCTTCTTGTCCTGACAAGAAGTTTTTCGGCGGCTCCTCCCCGTTTTATCCTCTTTATGCTTGAAGGAAAACAGGTTGTGACCAAAAAGAACGGCGGCCCAATCAGCCACCGTCCTCTCCCCTCTTCGGGAACCTGAACCGATCTTTATTCGATTTGATTTTACTTGTTTGTATCCTTGTTTTTCGGGATCCGAATGGTAAATTGATAAAACTCGTCATGATCTTCTTCATCAGTCTCGACAGGCAATCCCGTTTGCATCACCATATCAATAGATTGTCGCACGGTATTGATGGCAATTCGCGCATCCCGGGAAAAGGCTTTCCACCTCGGTTTCGCTTCCTTTTCCTGCTTTGGATTTTCTGCCGCCTCCAGAAGCTGCTTTACCCTCACTTCTGTTTGCTTGACGTTCCATTCCCGCTCGAGAATTTCTTGGAGCACTTTTACTTGCAGTTCACTTTGTTTCAATGGAATCAACGCACGAGCATGACGCTCGGTCACCAGACGGGCTAGCAGCGCATCCTGGATTTCTTGCGGCAGATGAAGCAATCGCAGCTTGTTGGCAATCGTGGACTGCCCTTTGCCAAGGCGCTGTGCCAGACTCTCCTGCGTCAGATTGTGCAGATCAATCAGCTTTTGATAGGCTACAGCCTCTTCAATAGCGGTCAATCCTTCTCGCTGCAGGTTTTCAATCAACGCGATCGAGGCAGTCTGCGCGTCGTTAAACTCTTTGACAATCGCAGGAATGCGCTCCATGCCCAATTTTTTCGTTGCACGCAAACGCCGTTCTCCAGCAATCAATTCATAATGACCGTCCCTGATTCGAACGACGATCGGCTGAATCAATCCATGAGTCCGAATGGTTTGACACAACTCTTCAATTTTCTCGTCATCAAAAACCGTGCGAGGTTGGTATGGATTTGGCACAATCTCCTCTACCGGAATTTGCCTGATTTCTTCGTTGTCTGTTTTGTCGGTCAACCCGAATATGCGAGAAAATGAATCCTTCACTGCCATAGAAAATCCCCCACTTCTACCCGTTCCATCCTTGCTATTTGAACCTCTATTAAATTTTTCGGAAATCTTGGGCGCATTCTTGATGGTTTCGTACACTTGCTGCAAGAAACAGAACAAGCTCTGATATACGCAACTGTGACAACATGAGCCGCTTCTCCCAATACGGGTGCGGTCGTTCCAGCCAGTCCGGTTGCTCAACTCGTTACCCACTCAAAAGACACGAATTCTCCTAGCTTCTCGATACAAAAATGAAAAGCGCCAGATTCGTGCTTGCATCAGGTCATGAAGGTATAGCCTCTTATTTCCATCTGGGAAAAACAGCTGGCATGACCTTGTGACATATGAAGTGGGGCCTGTACACCCGGAACTGAACGAAAAGGGGCTTGCGTCCTATAGAAAAAGACGATCACTGCCCTTTCTCTGCGATGTTTAAAATTCTTTTGGCCTACATTCGTTCTGCTCGTTCTTCTGCTTGCGATTCTTATCTAATTGTAATTCTGCAAGATTCGTCCAATTCCTGCTAATGAAAAACGTTTCACGTGAAACATCAGTCATGATCGTCATCATAAAAGGCAGGATTTCTACGCTCTTTTTGATGGTCTTCCTCTTCTAGACGATCATCGAAGAAATGTGAAATTTTGGTGGCGTGAAACAGCCTCGGAAATAATCTGTGAAAATCAAGAGTCAAATAGGCAAGGAAGGCAGCGATGATCGCGGTAACGTACATCCCTGCACTAAACATCAAGCCGATAGCAGATGCCACCCACATCCCCGCAGCAGTAGTGAGTCCTTTAACGGATCCGTTGAATTTGATGATAGCACCCGCTCCTAAAAAACCCATTCCAGTGACCACTTGTGCTGCTACCCGCCCTGGATCATGATTCACTCCGCTGGAAGAAAAGCCGTATATCGAAGCCAGTCCAAACAAACAGGAACCAAAGCAAACGAGGCTGTATGTACGAAATCCAGCCCCGCGCCCTCGGTGAACATCTTTAATAAAGCGCTCCCTCTCCCATCCCATGATCGCTCCTGCCAAAAACGCCAAAAACAAACGCAATAAAATCGTCGGGAGCTCTGGCGGGATAAAGACGGCTAGCGCAGTTTGCATGGATGATCCATCCTCTCAACAAGGCATCAATCTCAGAAAAAGTTACTTGTATGTATATGCCGAAAGAAGGTGAGACATGCCCTGGCAGCGCAGGAATCTCTTGTGATGCACCGCTGGGGAAATGGCCAGCCGTTCAGAGCACAAAGGTTATTCGAAAGATGCTCTCACTTGCTTGTATCCGATCAACAGGGAAATAAAAAGGCCGCGGCTATATGCCACGACCTTTCTTCGCCAATTCTTGTTAGATGATTGGTTTCTTTGCAGGAATGCCTGCCTTTCGCGGGTAGCTCTTCGGCGTGGCTTCTACTTTCTCCACGATCACGATGTTGCGTTCTCCTGCTTCCTCCATCAGCTGGAAGGTTTCCACTTTTCTCGTCTTGCCGCCCAATGTTTTGATTGCCTTTTTCGCTTCATTCAGCTCAAGTGTCATTTCAGCCCCTTTGAGAGCTACGAAATGCCCGCCGACTTTGGCGAATGGGAGGCAAAACTCGGACAACAAGTTCATTCTCGCCACGGCACGGGCGACGACGAGCTGGTATTTTTCCCGATGGGCCGGCTCTTGCCCGCGTTCCTCTGCACGGCCATGCACCGGATTCACATGTTCCAGCCCCAATTCATTCGCTACGTGCTGCAGAAAATTCATGCGCTTGTTCAAGGAATCGATTATCGTCATTTTCAGGTGCGGAAAACAGATTTTCAGTGGGATGCTAGGAAAGCCCGCTCCCCCTCCGATATCGACTACGGATTCCACTTTGTCAAACGGGAAGAAGAATGCTGGTGTAATCGAATCGTAAAAGTGCTTGTTATACACCTGTCCTTCTTCCGTAATGCCCGTCAGATTCATTTTTTCATTCCATTCGACCAATAGGTGAAAAAACTGATCGAATTGTTCCATTTGACGCTCTGTCAACACAATGCCTTTGGCACCAAGCGCCTCGGCAAATTGCTCTTTCGTCATCCGCTATTCTCCTTACTCTGCCGCTCCTACGCGATTGTACTGCTCCAAATAGACCATCAGCACCGAAATATCAGCAGGAGTAACCCCCGCGATGCGAGCGCCCTGACCGATATTCAGCGGGCGAATCTTCGACATGTTTTCGCGCGCTTCCTTGGACATCCCCGAGATTTGATGATAATCCAGATTTTCCGGAATTCGGCGTTCCTCCATCTTTTTCATGCGCTCTACTTGCTGGAGCGATTTTTTGATGTAGCCGTCGTATTTGATCTGAATCTCTACCTGCTCCGCTACCTCGTCTGGCAGCGGCTCAGCTGGAGGCATCATCTGAACGATGTGGCTGTAGTTCAATTCCGGGCGACGCAGGAGCTGTGCCAGCTCGATCACCTCGGTCAGCTCAGGAGAGCCGGCTGTACGCAGTACTTCTTGGACGTGCTCCATATCCGGACGTACACGGGTATTGTTGACCCGCTCTTTCTCCCTTTCGATCAATTCACGCTTCTGATTAAAACGATTGTGGCGCTCTTCGCCGATCAGGCCAATCTCGTAGCCGATATCTGTCAATCGCAGATCCGCATTATCGTGACGCAAAAGCAAGCGGTACTCGGCACGGGAAGTGAGCAAACGGTATGGCTCATGCGTTCCTTTGGTGACCAGATCGTCAATCAGTACGCCGATGTAAGCTTCTTCACGGCCCAACACGACAGGCGGTTTGTCCTGTACACGGCGTGCAGCGTTAATTCCCGCCATGAGGCCCTGGCCTGCTGCTTCCTCATATCCCGATGTGCCGTTGATTTGTCCGGCTGTAAAGAGGCCTGGCAGGATTTTCGTCTCCAAGGATGGCCAGAGCTGTGTCGGCACAACAGAGTCATACTCGATCGCGTAGCCTGGCCGCATCATTTTGACTTCTTCCATCCCTGACATCGAGCGGAGCATGGACAACTGCACGTCTTCCGGCAAGCTGGTAGACAAACCTTGCACGTACATTTCCTCCGTGTGTCGTCCCTCTGGCTCCAGGAAGATCTGATGGCGAGGCTTATCGTTGAAGCGAACGACTTTATCCTCGATGGATGGGCAATAACGTGGCCCTGTCCCCTCGATCATGCCCGAGTACATCGGGGCACGATGCAGATTTCCGTTGATCAGCTCGTGCGTCTCTTCATTCGTGTAGGTAAGCCAGCATGGCAGCTGGTCGGTAATAAACTCTGTTGTTTCATAGGAGAATGCGCGTGGAACCTCGTCTCCAGGCTGGATCTCCATCTTGCTGAAATCGATCGTGTGTTTATGGACACGGGGAGGTGTACCTGTTTTGAAACGCGTCATCTCAAATCCGAGCTCTTTCAAGTGATGAGCCAAGCGGATGGAAGGACGCATGTTGTTTGGGCCGCTCTCATATTGAAGATCGCCCAAAATGATTTTTCCGCGCAAATACGTGCCTGTCGTCAGTACAACCGACTTCGCTTTGTAGCGAGCGCCTGTCTGGGTCACTACTCCTTCACAGACACCATCATTCACGATCAGCTCTTCCACCATCGCCTGACGGAGCAGCAGGTTTGGCGTATTCTCGATGGTTCGCTTCATTTCATGCTGGTAAGCGAATTTATCCGCTTGCGCACGCAGCGCATGAACAGCAGGTCCTTTTCCCGTGTTCAGCATCCGCATTTGGATATGCGTTTTATCTGTATTTCGGCCCATTTCTCCGCCCAATGCGTCAATTTCTCTGACCACATGTCCTTTTGCAGGACCGCCGACGGACGGGTTGCATGGCATGAATGCGACAGCATCCAGATTGATGGTCAACAGCATGGTGCTGCATCCCATCCGGGCAGCTGCCAGTGCCGCTTCACACCCCGCATGCCCAGCCCCAATCACGATGACATCAAACGAGCCAGCTTCATACATAGGTACTGCGTTCACTTCGTTTTCCTCCTCCTCATGCGTACTGTTTCACGTATAGAAATTGATAAGCATTACATTTATGAATTCTTGAGCCCATGGCGAAGGGCCTCAGCGTCCGCTTCTGGCATCACTTCGGTACGAAGTGCCACGTCGCTCCTTCTTGAGAGTGCCTCGATAGAGGTTTTCTCACTTGCCGAGACAGAACTGGGAGAAGATCTGGTCGATCAAATCCTCGCCGACGCTTTCCCCGATGACCTCTCCCAGCAGCTCCCACGCTTTTTTGATATCAATCTGGATCATATCGACAGGCATCAGCGCATCAATGCCACCCAAAGCATCGTTCATGGCCAGCTCAGCCTGTCTCAACAGGTGAATATGGCGAGCATTGCTCACATAGGTCAGGTCATCCTGTTGAACGCGGCCGCTGAAGAAAATCTCGCTGATCGCCTGTTCCAACAGCTCGATGCCGGTCTCCTCCCGCGCAGAAGTCATAATCAACGGCTGCTGAGGGAAATGTCGCTTGACCTCTTCCAAATCGATCTTTTGCGGCAGGTCGAACTTGTTGACGATCACGATGACGGAAAACCCTTTGGCTGCCTCGAAGATTGCATAGTCATCTGCGCTCAAAGGTTCATTATAATTGAGCACTAGCAGCACGAGGTCTGCCTTTTGCAATAGCTGTCTGGATTTCTCCACGCCGATTTTTTCGACAATATCTTCCGTGTCGCGGATCCCCGCCGTATCGATCAAACGCAGCGGAACACCGCGGACATTGACATACTCTTCAATCACATCGCGAGTCGTACCAGCTACATCCGTGACAATCGCCTTTTCCTCTTGCACCAGACTATTCAACAACGACGATTTTCCTACATTGGGTCGCCCGATAATCGCAGTCGACAACCCTTCCCGCAGGATCTTCCCTTGCTTCGCCGTCTGCAAAAGCCGTTTGATCTCTGCTTTGACCTCATCGCACTTGCCACGCAAGAAATTTTGGGTAAATTCCTCTACGTCATGCTCTGGATAATCGAGTGTTACTTCTATATGAGCCATCGCTTCGATCAAATTTTGACGCAGCTGCCGAATCAAACGGGAAAGCTTCCCTTCCACCTGATTCAGCGCCACTTTCATCGCCCGATCGGTTTTCGCCCGGATCAAATCGATGACGGCCTCTGCCTGGGACAAATCGACGCGCCCATTGAGAAACGCCCGTTTGGTGAACTCGCCGGGCTCAGCCAATCTGGCGCCATTCTCCAGGATCAATTGCAGCACACGCTCGACAGAAACGATTCCTCCGTGGCAGTTGACCTCCACGACATCCTCCCGCGTAAACGTGCGCGGTGCCTTCATGACCGAAACCAGAACCTCTTCTACGAGGCTGCCAGTCTGTGGATCGTGCAAATGTCCGTAATGAATCGTGTGAGTGTCCACAGTGGACAACTCTTTTTTTCCTTTGTATATCTTATCCACAACTTCGATCGCTTCCGGACCACTTACCCGGATCACGGCAATGCCGCCTTCACCCATCGGTGTCGCGACCGCAGCTATCGTATCGAATTTCATGCTGTTCACCTCAAGCTTTCCATCAAAACAAGTCAGCCACTAACATACTAGCTTAACAGATCGCCTCGAAAAATACCAAAAGAAAGTGCAAGCCTCAGGCAGCCCCTACACTTCAACGGGAAAAAGCAACCCTGCGCTTCAAGGTTGCTCGCCGCGATTCTTATCCACAGTATGATCTTTTTCACTGCGCCCCAACCCCTCTGTCAGTTATCCACAGTGGATAATGTTTGGAAGGTCATCAGACATGCATTTCTAAATCAAAGTCAAAAAAAGGAAGCCTACTTGGAGGCTTCCTTCGGTGCAATGACAATATAGCGATTCGGTTCGTCGCCTTCACTAAACGTAACGACATCGGAGCGTTTTTGCAGAAAGGCGTGAATGACTTTCCGCTCTGCTGCCGACATAGGCTCCAAGCGGACATCTCGCTTGGTCGAAAGAGCTTTTTTCGCGACCCGATCCGCCAGCTGCTCCAATGTTTCCTTGCGGCGCAGCCGGTAGTTTTCAGCGTCCAATGTGATGCGTACGTGTTTGTCCGCATGACGGTTCGCTACGACGTTTACGAGATACTGCAGTGAATCAAGAGTTTGTCCCCTACGGCCAATAATGATTCCCAGATTCGTTCCCTGGATGTCAAACAGCACGCCTTCTTCATGTGAACGTTGCTCCACTTTGGCATCTACCTTCATGTTGGATAACACGTCTTGAAGAAATTCACGTCCCTGTGCAACCGGGTCAAAATGAAATTCCACTTCCACTTTGGCATCCCTGGTACCGATGAGCCCAAACAATCCTCTGCTCGGTTCTTCCAGTACCCTGATGCTTGCCTTATCTCGAGGCACACCCAATTCCAGCAAAGCTTTCTGCACAGCATCGTCTATCGTTTTTGCCGTAGCTACCACCTTTTTCACTTGGAGGCTCCCTCCTTAGGAGTAAGCTTTTTGCCTTTATCGCGGTACAGGAAATAGGTTTGAACGATGGTAAACAGGTTACCGTACACCCAATACAGCGAGAGCGCCGACGGCAACGTCACAGCGATAGCCAGGATCATCAGCGGCATCATGACGAGCATCATTTGCATCTGCGGATTTCCTTGTGTAGCCTGTCCCATCATCTTCGACTGCAAATAGGTCGTAATCGCTGCTACGATTGGCAGGATATAATATGG of Brevibacillus choshinensis contains these proteins:
- a CDS encoding ParA family protein, whose protein sequence is MGKIIAVANQKGGVGKTTTSVNLSACLAALGKKVLLVDIDPQGNATSGIGVNKADVRYCIYDVLINDISPVDATLPTDIEGLMIIPATIQLAGAEIELVPTISREVRLKKALEVVKDKYDYVIIDCPPSLGILTVNSLTAADSVLIPIQCEYYALEGLSQLLNTIRLVQKHLNSQLAIEGVVLTMLDARTNLGIQVIEEVKKYFQEKVYKTIIPRNVRLSEAPSHGQAIITYDPRSRGAEVYTDLAKEVVGV
- the noc gene encoding nucleoid occlusion protein, with product MAVKDSFSRIFGLTDKTDNEEIRQIPVEEIVPNPYQPRTVFDDEKIEELCQTIRTHGLIQPIVVRIRDGHYELIAGERRLRATKKLGMERIPAIVKEFNDAQTASIALIENLQREGLTAIEEAVAYQKLIDLHNLTQESLAQRLGKGQSTIANKLRLLHLPQEIQDALLARLVTERHARALIPLKQSELQVKVLQEILEREWNVKQTEVRVKQLLEAAENPKQEKEAKPRWKAFSRDARIAINTVRQSIDMVMQTGLPVETDEEDHDEFYQFTIRIPKNKDTNK
- a CDS encoding MgtC/SapB family protein; the encoded protein is MQTALAVFIPPELPTILLRLFLAFLAGAIMGWERERFIKDVHRGRGAGFRTYSLVCFGSCLFGLASIYGFSSSGVNHDPGRVAAQVVTGMGFLGAGAIIKFNGSVKGLTTAAGMWVASAIGLMFSAGMYVTAIIAAFLAYLTLDFHRLFPRLFHATKISHFFDDRLEEEDHQKERRNPAFYDDDHD
- the rsmG gene encoding 16S rRNA (guanine(527)-N(7))-methyltransferase RsmG; the encoded protein is MTKEQFAEALGAKGIVLTERQMEQFDQFFHLLVEWNEKMNLTGITEEGQVYNKHFYDSITPAFFFPFDKVESVVDIGGGAGFPSIPLKICFPHLKMTIIDSLNKRMNFLQHVANELGLEHVNPVHGRAEERGQEPAHREKYQLVVARAVARMNLLSEFCLPFAKVGGHFVALKGAEMTLELNEAKKAIKTLGGKTRKVETFQLMEEAGERNIVIVEKVEATPKSYPRKAGIPAKKPII
- the mnmG gene encoding tRNA uridine-5-carboxymethylaminomethyl(34) synthesis enzyme MnmG, which gives rise to MNAVPMYEAGSFDVIVIGAGHAGCEAALAAARMGCSTMLLTINLDAVAFMPCNPSVGGPAKGHVVREIDALGGEMGRNTDKTHIQMRMLNTGKGPAVHALRAQADKFAYQHEMKRTIENTPNLLLRQAMVEELIVNDGVCEGVVTQTGARYKAKSVVLTTGTYLRGKIILGDLQYESGPNNMRPSIRLAHHLKELGFEMTRFKTGTPPRVHKHTIDFSKMEIQPGDEVPRAFSYETTEFITDQLPCWLTYTNEETHELINGNLHRAPMYSGMIEGTGPRYCPSIEDKVVRFNDKPRHQIFLEPEGRHTEEMYVQGLSTSLPEDVQLSMLRSMSGMEEVKMMRPGYAIEYDSVVPTQLWPSLETKILPGLFTAGQINGTSGYEEAAGQGLMAGINAARRVQDKPPVVLGREEAYIGVLIDDLVTKGTHEPYRLLTSRAEYRLLLRHDNADLRLTDIGYEIGLIGEERHNRFNQKRELIEREKERVNNTRVRPDMEHVQEVLRTAGSPELTEVIELAQLLRRPELNYSHIVQMMPPAEPLPDEVAEQVEIQIKYDGYIKKSLQQVERMKKMEERRIPENLDYHQISGMSKEARENMSKIRPLNIGQGARIAGVTPADISVLMVYLEQYNRVGAAE
- the mnmE gene encoding tRNA uridine-5-carboxymethylaminomethyl(34) synthesis GTPase MnmE, which codes for MKFDTIAAVATPMGEGGIAVIRVSGPEAIEVVDKIYKGKKELSTVDTHTIHYGHLHDPQTGSLVEEVLVSVMKAPRTFTREDVVEVNCHGGIVSVERVLQLILENGARLAEPGEFTKRAFLNGRVDLSQAEAVIDLIRAKTDRAMKVALNQVEGKLSRLIRQLRQNLIEAMAHIEVTLDYPEHDVEEFTQNFLRGKCDEVKAEIKRLLQTAKQGKILREGLSTAIIGRPNVGKSSLLNSLVQEEKAIVTDVAGTTRDVIEEYVNVRGVPLRLIDTAGIRDTEDIVEKIGVEKSRQLLQKADLVLLVLNYNEPLSADDYAIFEAAKGFSVIVIVNKFDLPQKIDLEEVKRHFPQQPLIMTSAREETGIELLEQAISEIFFSGRVQQDDLTYVSNARHIHLLRQAELAMNDALGGIDALMPVDMIQIDIKKAWELLGEVIGESVGEDLIDQIFSQFCLGK
- the jag gene encoding RNA-binding cell elongation regulator Jag/EloR encodes the protein MKKVVATAKTIDDAVQKALLELGVPRDKASIRVLEEPSRGLFGLIGTRDAKVEVEFHFDPVAQGREFLQDVLSNMKVDAKVEQRSHEEGVLFDIQGTNLGIIIGRRGQTLDSLQYLVNVVANRHADKHVRITLDAENYRLRRKETLEQLADRVAKKALSTKRDVRLEPMSAAERKVIHAFLQKRSDVVTFSEGDEPNRYIVIAPKEASK